In Treponema vincentii, a single window of DNA contains:
- a CDS encoding type II toxin-antitoxin system VapC family toxin yields the protein MFPYLEKNLALSIISAMELLSFSGMTETESQSTRAFINDCTEITLSNDIKGKTIEIRKKYRTKLPDAIIAASAIVNGSPLITADKGFKQIEELDLQLIVPIM from the coding sequence ATGTTTCCTTATCTGGAGAAAAATCTTGCATTATCAATAATTTCTGCAATGGAACTTTTATCTTTTTCCGGAATGACTGAAACGGAAAGTCAAAGTACAAGAGCTTTTATAAATGACTGCACTGAAATAACCCTGTCAAATGATATAAAAGGAAAGACAATAGAAATTCGTAAGAAATATAGAACAAAACTCCCTGATGCAATTATTGCAGCTTCTGCTATCGTAAATGGCTCACCCCTTATCACTGCTGATAAAGGTTTTAAGCAAATTGAAGAATTGGATTTACAATTAATTGTACCGATTATGTAA
- a CDS encoding pentapeptide repeat-containing protein, giving the protein MFDRAKNLSYEDLAAMLAASPDLNSMNFAGLTLTGIDFSGKRLSGCSFAHTCFTDCSFTGTRVRLSFFDFARFVHCIFDKADIQLSCFAGASFDDTVFTDSELLINNFTGITTHECTFKDSDLYASRFIHCSLHKTPFENCNIKKVHFTDNVYDDVSFKSSNTRVAYFDTEEFIK; this is encoded by the coding sequence ATGTTTGACAGGGCTAAAAACTTATCCTATGAAGACCTTGCAGCGATGTTGGCGGCCAGTCCCGATCTTAACAGTATGAATTTTGCCGGTCTTACACTTACCGGCATTGATTTTTCCGGAAAAAGGCTTTCCGGCTGTTCGTTTGCGCATACCTGTTTTACGGACTGCTCCTTTACGGGAACGCGGGTTAGGCTGTCGTTTTTTGATTTTGCCCGCTTTGTACATTGTATCTTTGATAAAGCCGATATTCAGCTTTCCTGCTTTGCAGGGGCGTCCTTTGATGATACCGTTTTTACCGATTCGGAACTGCTTATCAATAATTTTACCGGGATTACGACGCATGAATGCACTTTTAAGGATTCGGACTTGTATGCTTCCCGTTTTATTCACTGCTCGTTGCACAAGACGCCATTTGAAAATTGCAATATAAAGAAAGTTCATTTTACAGACAATGTGTATGATGATGTGTCGTTTAAATCTTCCAATACGCGCGTCGCTTATTTTGATACCGAGGAATTCATAAAATGA
- a CDS encoding MBL fold metallo-hydrolase yields the protein MKIYPHYSPQGSVNSYLVGNEVSKEALIIDPGKITGEVINHIEKNGYTLVGVFITHNHIRHYGYGLPTLLKIYNPRVYAADQALVGKHGKMLWGDCTIPIAGFSVECFSVPGHSPDSYLFKIDNCIFTGDSLTAGITGSTLHSFAAKTLAEQLEKKLFIHDDALLLFPGHGPPTTIGAERKFTHLSIFKVDKSMVNFIPYKK from the coding sequence ATGAAAATATACCCTCACTACTCACCTCAAGGCTCTGTGAACAGTTATCTTGTCGGAAATGAGGTAAGCAAAGAAGCGTTAATTATCGATCCGGGAAAGATAACCGGTGAAGTAATCAACCATATCGAAAAGAACGGATATACGCTTGTCGGCGTATTCATTACGCATAATCATATCCGCCATTACGGGTACGGACTTCCGACTTTGTTAAAAATTTATAATCCGCGTGTATATGCGGCGGATCAAGCGCTTGTCGGTAAACATGGAAAGATGTTGTGGGGAGATTGCACGATCCCGATTGCCGGTTTTTCCGTTGAATGTTTTTCGGTGCCCGGTCATTCGCCCGATTCTTATTTATTTAAGATAGATAACTGTATTTTTACCGGTGACAGTCTTACCGCGGGGATAACCGGCAGCACGCTGCATAGTTTTGCGGCAAAAACGCTTGCGGAACAGCTGGAAAAAAAGCTGTTTATTCATGATGATGCACTTCTCCTTTTTCCGGGACACGGTCCGCCGACTACGATCGGAGCGGAACGGAAATTCACGCATCTATCGATTTTTAAGGTTGACAAAAGTATGGTAAACTTTATACCATATAAAAAATAG